In Blastopirellula sp. J2-11, a single genomic region encodes these proteins:
- the fbp gene encoding class 1 fructose-bisphosphatase, producing the protein MITTVQQHILQEQRRFPQASGEFSWLLSAITLSTKMIGAKVRSAGLTDIVGAAGDVNVQGEVQQKLDVYANEVLLHCLSTRASVGVLASEENEHPKIVGHCSDGAKYAVVFDPLDGSSNIDVNVSVGTTFSIMRRPEGATCDEPERWLLQPGTKQVAAGYVVYGSSTMLVYSVGFGVHGFTLDPSIGAFVLSHPNIKMPKQGKYYSVNEAYAASFPPGYADYLQLLREGGLGQPYSSRYIGSMVSDFHRTMLKGGVFLYPPTAENPEGKLRILYEAFPIAFLCEQAGGIASDGTGRLLEIEPTSIHQRTPMVVGSQVEMEKFEAMVANGEISALA; encoded by the coding sequence ATGATCACAACGGTTCAGCAGCACATCCTGCAAGAACAACGCCGTTTCCCGCAAGCCTCGGGCGAGTTTTCGTGGCTCCTCTCGGCAATTACGCTCTCGACCAAGATGATCGGCGCGAAGGTTCGCTCGGCCGGTTTGACCGACATCGTCGGCGCCGCCGGTGATGTCAACGTCCAAGGCGAAGTCCAGCAAAAACTGGATGTCTACGCAAACGAAGTGCTGCTTCACTGCCTCAGCACGCGGGCCAGCGTCGGCGTGTTAGCGTCCGAAGAAAACGAGCATCCGAAGATCGTCGGCCATTGCAGCGACGGCGCCAAATACGCCGTCGTCTTCGATCCGCTTGACGGCTCGTCCAATATCGATGTGAACGTCAGCGTCGGCACGACCTTCTCGATCATGCGTCGTCCAGAAGGCGCGACTTGCGATGAGCCAGAGCGCTGGCTGTTGCAGCCGGGGACCAAACAAGTCGCCGCCGGCTATGTCGTTTATGGTTCGTCGACGATGTTGGTCTACAGCGTCGGCTTCGGCGTGCACGGCTTTACGCTCGATCCTTCGATCGGCGCCTTCGTTTTAAGCCATCCCAACATCAAGATGCCGAAACAAGGAAAATATTATTCGGTGAATGAAGCGTACGCCGCGAGCTTCCCGCCGGGCTACGCTGACTATCTGCAACTGCTGCGCGAAGGGGGACTGGGGCAACCGTACAGCTCACGCTACATCGGCTCGATGGTCTCCGACTTCCACCGCACAATGCTCAAAGGAGGCGTCTTCCTCTACCCGCCGACCGCCGAAAATCCGGAAGGCAAACTCCGCATCCTCTACGAAGCGTTCCCGATCGCTTTCCTCTGCGAACAAGCCGGAGGGATCGCGTCCGACGGAACGGGTCGTCTGCTAGAGATCGAACCAACCAGCATCCACCAACGCACGCCGATGGTCGTTGGCAGCCAGGTCGAGATGGAGAAGTTTGAAGCGATGGTCGCGAACGGAGAGATTTCGGCGCTGGCGTAA
- a CDS encoding ThuA domain-containing protein yields MILPIKRLAGCLFALTLMVAPLLGDDLQMQLRFQQETKPDSGLYHQQTRGEHWKPEQTAIIVCDMWDLHTCENAVLRGQEFAPRLNDLLKQARDQGVTIIHAPSGCMKHYAEHPARLRAKQTPKAVDIPAEINQWCHQIPAEEKGIYPVDQSDGGNDDEAEQRAAWKASLTAQERNPDRPWIKQTDLLPIDPAHDYISDQGDEVWSILAAHNIDNVVLTGVHTNMCVLGRPFGLRQLAKNGKNVVLMRDLTDTMYNPKSWPYVNHFTGTDLIVSHIEKFVCPTVSSNQILGGEEFAFAADKRPHVVIVMAEPEYETEQTLPQFGGDFLGRDFRVSYLYGSQSDPHDIPGLEKAVATADVLLISVRRRALPPEQMEAVRKYVAAGKPMVGIRTASHAFGLRGKQPPAGTETWEEFDQEVWGGNYSGHYANKLKSTIESVEANQKHPILRGVSREPFPQNGSLYQAAPLAAGATMLLTGTVEGKPAEPVAWTFRRADGGWSFYTSLGYKDEFQNRSFQRLLLNSIYWAAGLEVPAHFDLTKPTPQQRKS; encoded by the coding sequence ATGATCTTGCCCATCAAACGTCTTGCTGGCTGTTTGTTCGCGCTTACTCTCATGGTCGCTCCGCTGCTCGGCGACGATCTGCAAATGCAACTTCGTTTTCAACAAGAAACGAAGCCAGACAGCGGCCTCTATCATCAACAGACTCGCGGCGAACATTGGAAGCCGGAGCAGACAGCGATCATCGTCTGCGACATGTGGGATCTGCACACTTGCGAGAACGCGGTGCTGCGTGGGCAAGAGTTCGCGCCGCGGCTGAACGATCTACTGAAGCAAGCCCGCGACCAAGGCGTAACAATCATTCACGCTCCTAGCGGCTGCATGAAACATTATGCCGAACATCCGGCTCGCCTGCGGGCCAAGCAAACGCCGAAAGCGGTCGATATTCCCGCCGAAATCAACCAATGGTGTCATCAGATTCCGGCGGAAGAAAAAGGAATCTACCCGGTCGATCAATCGGATGGCGGTAATGACGACGAAGCGGAACAACGCGCCGCGTGGAAAGCTAGTTTAACCGCCCAAGAGCGCAATCCAGATCGGCCTTGGATCAAGCAAACCGACCTGCTGCCGATCGATCCGGCCCACGACTACATCAGCGACCAAGGGGACGAAGTCTGGAGCATCCTCGCCGCTCACAACATCGACAACGTGGTTTTGACCGGCGTTCATACCAATATGTGCGTCCTCGGTCGCCCGTTTGGTTTGCGACAGCTAGCGAAGAACGGCAAAAACGTGGTCCTGATGCGGGACTTGACCGACACGATGTACAACCCAAAATCGTGGCCCTATGTCAATCACTTTACCGGCACGGACCTGATCGTTTCGCATATCGAAAAGTTCGTCTGTCCGACCGTCTCCAGCAATCAAATCCTGGGAGGCGAAGAGTTCGCGTTCGCCGCAGACAAGCGACCGCATGTGGTGATCGTGATGGCCGAGCCTGAATACGAAACGGAGCAAACCCTGCCGCAATTTGGGGGCGACTTTCTCGGGCGAGACTTTCGCGTCAGCTATCTCTACGGCAGCCAGTCTGATCCCCACGATATCCCTGGTTTAGAAAAAGCGGTGGCCACGGCCGACGTGCTGCTGATCAGTGTCCGCCGTCGCGCGTTGCCGCCAGAACAGATGGAAGCGGTGCGGAAGTATGTCGCCGCCGGCAAGCCGATGGTCGGCATTCGCACGGCGAGTCACGCTTTTGGACTGCGCGGCAAACAGCCGCCGGCCGGGACCGAAACTTGGGAAGAGTTTGACCAGGAAGTCTGGGGCGGCAACTACAGTGGCCATTACGCGAACAAACTAAAATCGACCATCGAATCGGTCGAAGCCAACCAGAAGCATCCGATCTTGCGGGGCGTCTCACGCGAGCCGTTCCCCCAAAACGGTTCTCTCTATCAAGCCGCTCCGCTGGCCGCCGGCGCCACGATGCTGTTGACCGGAACCGTCGAAGGAAAACCGGCCGAACCGGTCGCCTGGACCTTCCGTCGCGCGGATGGAGGCTGGTCGTTCTACACGTCGCTCGGTTACAAAGACGAGTTCCAAAATCGTTCGTTCCAACGACTGCTGCTCAACAGCATTTACTGGGCGGCCGGGCTCGAAGTGCCGGCTCATTTTGATCTCACCAAACCGACGCCGCAGCAGCGGAAAAGCTAA
- a CDS encoding MFS transporter has translation MTASRDAPSDPVGKTVQQYIDEVPVWPDGTATTSTPLTPMQWRIWWLAAAGKFFEGLVVFMTGVALPLLAAQFSLGPAAHGIVGAASLLGILIGATALGGLADRFGRKPMFIVEMAIFTGFLVAVTFSPNFPFLVCCLFGLGVALGCDYPTAHLIISESMPSNARGKFVLGAFGFQAIGALFGAGIGFLILYENPSIGAWRWMYATAIIPAVLVTLVRLTITESAHWLVTRGKYPEAERETLRLLKREPSYPQLVALDRAKELAESARAENRSGYSELLSEKNRRATILTSVPWFLQDLGTYGIGIFTPTILAAAVGHQKEHATSIADIVQNDMLAAQGAAVIDLLLIFGILGAVLLVDRVGRIKLQVLGFLGCAIGLFLASLSVDFADPAKLYFIFAGFMIFSFMTNLGPNAQTYLIAGEVFPTNIRGKGAGVAASFAKIGAVLTAFLFPILLADIGVRYLLYILVATSLIGAAVTWIYRIETTGVNLEEIGK, from the coding sequence ATGACTGCATCGCGCGACGCTCCGTCGGATCCCGTCGGCAAGACGGTCCAGCAATATATCGATGAAGTTCCCGTCTGGCCGGATGGCACTGCGACCACCTCCACGCCGCTTACGCCGATGCAGTGGCGCATTTGGTGGCTCGCCGCCGCAGGGAAATTTTTTGAAGGGCTCGTCGTCTTCATGACCGGCGTCGCTCTGCCGCTGCTCGCGGCCCAGTTTTCGCTAGGACCTGCCGCGCATGGAATCGTTGGCGCCGCCAGTCTGTTGGGCATCTTGATTGGCGCTACGGCGCTGGGAGGTCTTGCAGATCGGTTTGGTCGCAAGCCGATGTTCATCGTCGAGATGGCGATCTTCACCGGCTTCCTGGTCGCCGTCACGTTCAGCCCCAACTTTCCCTTTCTCGTCTGCTGTCTGTTCGGCCTCGGCGTTGCGCTCGGCTGCGACTATCCGACGGCCCATCTGATCATTTCGGAAAGCATGCCCAGCAACGCCCGCGGCAAGTTCGTCCTGGGCGCGTTCGGCTTTCAGGCGATCGGCGCGCTCTTCGGCGCCGGCATCGGCTTCCTGATCCTCTACGAGAATCCAAGCATCGGCGCGTGGCGCTGGATGTACGCCACTGCGATCATCCCCGCGGTGTTGGTCACGCTGGTCCGATTGACCATCACTGAAAGCGCCCATTGGCTCGTCACTCGCGGCAAGTACCCAGAAGCCGAGCGAGAGACGCTACGGCTCCTCAAGCGCGAACCAAGTTATCCCCAACTGGTCGCATTAGACCGAGCCAAGGAGCTTGCCGAGTCCGCGCGAGCCGAGAACCGCAGCGGTTACAGCGAGCTCTTGTCCGAAAAGAACCGCCGCGCGACGATCCTCACCAGCGTCCCCTGGTTCCTGCAAGACCTGGGCACCTACGGTATCGGCATCTTCACGCCCACCATCTTGGCCGCGGCTGTCGGCCATCAAAAAGAACACGCGACGTCGATCGCTGATATTGTCCAAAACGACATGCTCGCCGCCCAAGGCGCCGCCGTGATCGATCTGCTGCTTATTTTCGGCATCCTCGGCGCTGTACTGCTGGTAGACCGGGTCGGCCGAATCAAGCTGCAAGTGCTCGGCTTCCTCGGCTGCGCGATCGGCTTGTTTTTGGCTTCGCTCTCGGTCGACTTCGCCGATCCAGCCAAGCTCTATTTCATCTTCGCTGGCTTCATGATCTTCAGCTTCATGACCAATCTCGGGCCGAACGCCCAAACCTATCTCATCGCCGGCGAGGTCTTCCCCACCAACATCCGTGGTAAAGGCGCCGGCGTCGCCGCCTCGTTCGCCAAAATTGGCGCCGTTCTAACTGCGTTCCTCTTCCCAATCCTCCTCGCCGACATCGGCGTCCGCTATCTCCTCTACATCCTGGTCGCGACCTCCTTGATCGGCGCCGCCGTGACGTGGATCTACCGGATCGAAACAACCGGCGTGAATTTGGAAGAGATTGGAAAGTAA
- a CDS encoding GNAT family N-acetyltransferase, with translation MQLVPCSLEKHGSAILAIFNHEIATSASLYEYVPRTTATIETWFAHKAAGDWPVIGAEDDNGRLMGFATMGPFRPQPGYKYTAEHSIYIQQDFRGQGLGGVLLQEMIAQATARDLHCLIGVIDQANQASVALHLKNGFVLAGVMREAGFKFGDWLDAGYYQLMLQTPQSPVDG, from the coding sequence ATGCAACTGGTCCCCTGCTCTCTTGAGAAACATGGGTCGGCGATCCTGGCGATCTTCAATCATGAGATCGCTACGTCAGCGTCATTGTACGAATACGTCCCGCGAACCACGGCGACCATCGAAACGTGGTTCGCCCACAAAGCGGCTGGCGATTGGCCCGTGATCGGCGCCGAAGATGATAACGGCCGCCTGATGGGCTTCGCCACCATGGGACCCTTTCGCCCGCAGCCGGGCTACAAGTACACGGCTGAACATTCCATCTACATCCAGCAAGACTTCCGCGGGCAAGGTCTCGGCGGCGTCCTGCTGCAAGAGATGATCGCCCAAGCGACCGCGCGCGATCTTCATTGCCTGATCGGCGTTATTGATCAAGCCAACCAGGCCAGCGTGGCGCTGCATCTGAAAAATGGATTTGTACTGGCAGGCGTGATGCGCGAAGCCGGCTTCAAGTTCGGCGACTGGTTAGATGCTGGCTACTATCAATTGATGTTACAGACCCCGCAATCGCCGGTGGATGGTTAA
- a CDS encoding RluA family pseudouridine synthase translates to MPDSDPTTHEIAITAEQAGRRVDQFIADILDGVSRGQVRKAIDAGLVTIDGEPCRPAHKLSVGELLIVKPIAAYSDEQIGLNVHLDILYQDDRIAVINKPAGMITHPAKGHWKGTLTEGLKGQFPQLSTIGGPTRPGIVHRLDRDTSGVIVIAKDDAAHEFLKTQFQDRLTEKEYFAMVIGAPDRDRDLINEPVGPHPKIRERMAIRRGDDEGKDAQTFYEVLERYQGFAAIKALPKTGRTHQIRVHLMHAGHPVLCDPLYGSRRFLSLGELQHDDDRTVLLNRTALHAHRLAIAHPDDGEIREFIAPLPADLERTQNMLRQLRPAR, encoded by the coding sequence ATGCCCGATTCTGACCCCACGACGCACGAGATCGCCATCACCGCCGAACAAGCGGGACGGCGCGTCGACCAGTTTATCGCCGATATTCTCGACGGCGTCAGCCGCGGGCAAGTTCGCAAAGCGATCGATGCTGGTCTGGTCACCATCGACGGCGAACCTTGCCGACCAGCCCATAAGTTGAGCGTCGGAGAGCTGTTGATCGTTAAGCCGATCGCCGCTTATTCCGACGAGCAGATCGGACTGAATGTCCATCTTGATATTCTTTACCAGGATGATCGAATTGCGGTCATCAACAAGCCGGCCGGCATGATCACCCATCCGGCCAAAGGGCACTGGAAGGGAACGCTGACCGAAGGGCTAAAAGGGCAATTCCCGCAGCTCAGCACCATCGGCGGGCCAACGCGTCCCGGCATCGTGCATCGGTTAGACCGCGACACCAGCGGCGTGATCGTGATCGCCAAAGATGACGCGGCGCATGAGTTTCTCAAAACGCAATTTCAAGATCGTCTGACCGAAAAAGAATATTTCGCGATGGTGATCGGAGCCCCCGACCGGGATCGCGACCTGATTAACGAACCGGTCGGCCCGCACCCGAAAATTCGGGAACGGATGGCGATTCGCCGCGGCGATGATGAAGGGAAAGATGCCCAGACCTTCTACGAAGTGCTGGAACGCTACCAAGGTTTCGCCGCGATCAAGGCGCTGCCGAAAACTGGCCGCACCCATCAAATTCGCGTTCACCTGATGCACGCCGGTCACCCGGTCCTGTGCGACCCGCTCTACGGCAGTCGCCGCTTCTTATCGCTGGGCGAACTGCAACACGACGACGATCGCACGGTCTTATTGAACCGCACCGCGTTGCACGCGCATCGCCTCGCAATCGCGCACCCGGATGATGGCGAAATCCGCGAATTCATCGCACCGCTGCCAGCCGATCTAGAACGAACGCAGAACATGCTGCGACAGTTGCGCCCGGCGCGATAA
- a CDS encoding tetratricopeptide repeat protein yields the protein MKSERRHELQKNELEQVLEKGMEQMGPQAKVLAGVAIAVVVAVLAVIWFQWQSKLARASGWGELFTASAMMSQQDGKMTPALESVGSAYHGRPAGAWAELFLGYDLYRQGLEKNFTQPDDAKLDLERSIKAFQNAEKAADVPELKQRALWGIGQSSEVIATDESLKTAISTYEKLSTQWPDSPFGEWAGDRLKMLQDKNVEQFYAWFRDQDFAPKASPTSGIFNQDLPSDPNLTLPSRDALTRPGDTTGRMDSSINLLPSSGLPQPGEGDLMPKSDAPATDTPAESSAPSAPPTAEEKSAAEKPAAPAAEEKPAAEAPKTEPAKEAPAKTEEKPAAEAPAATEPAKEESPAAESGE from the coding sequence ATGAAAAGCGAACGCCGCCACGAACTTCAGAAAAACGAGCTGGAGCAAGTTCTCGAAAAGGGGATGGAGCAGATGGGCCCGCAGGCCAAGGTCCTCGCCGGCGTCGCGATTGCGGTGGTCGTTGCGGTGCTTGCGGTGATATGGTTCCAGTGGCAGAGCAAGCTTGCTCGGGCCAGCGGGTGGGGAGAGCTATTCACCGCTTCGGCGATGATGTCGCAGCAGGATGGCAAAATGACGCCGGCTCTCGAATCCGTCGGCAGCGCCTATCATGGTCGTCCGGCTGGCGCTTGGGCCGAGTTGTTCCTGGGCTACGATCTTTATCGCCAAGGGTTGGAAAAGAATTTCACGCAGCCTGACGACGCGAAACTCGACCTGGAGCGATCGATCAAAGCGTTCCAGAACGCGGAAAAAGCGGCGGACGTTCCTGAACTGAAACAACGCGCCCTATGGGGAATTGGTCAGTCGAGTGAAGTGATTGCGACCGACGAAAGCCTGAAAACCGCCATCTCGACTTACGAGAAGCTATCGACCCAATGGCCCGATTCACCGTTTGGCGAGTGGGCTGGGGATCGTTTGAAAATGCTTCAAGATAAGAACGTCGAACAGTTCTACGCTTGGTTCCGTGATCAAGATTTCGCACCCAAGGCTTCGCCGACTTCCGGCATTTTCAACCAAGATCTGCCGAGCGATCCGAACCTGACCTTGCCGTCGCGCGATGCGTTGACCCGACCTGGGGATACCACCGGCAGGATGGATTCGTCGATCAACTTGCTCCCCTCTTCCGGTTTGCCGCAGCCGGGCGAAGGAGATTTGATGCCGAAGTCGGATGCCCCTGCGACTGACACGCCGGCCGAGTCGTCGGCGCCGAGCGCTCCGCCGACCGCGGAAGAAAAGTCAGCCGCTGAGAAACCGGCGGCGCCTGCTGCTGAAGAAAAGCCGGCTGCTGAAGCTCCCAAGACGGAACCGGCCAAGGAAGCTCCGGCTAAGACGGAAGAGAAGCCTGCCGCCGAAGCTCCGGCTGCGACTGAACCGGCCAAAGAAGAATCGCCAGCCGCCGAGTCAGGCGAATAG